CCCGCCCCGGGAGCAGCCGCTCCAGCTCAGACGACGCTCGAGTAGGCAACCACGCCTCGCTGCACCGACGCGACCGCCTCGGTCAGCGTCTCGTGGAGCTCGCCGGTGTCGACGACCTGGCGCAGCTGCTGGAGGAGGTCGACCACCTGCTTCGTGGCTCGGACGAAGTCGCCGGCCGTGGTCTCCCGTCCGTGCAGCACGTCCTCCAGGCTGGCGCCGCTCGCCCACTCGTGGATCGTCGCCATGAACCCGGGGTCCGGCTCGGCCAGCAGCTCGACCCCCTCCCGGTCCTCTATCTCCTTCAAGGAGTTGTAGAGGTTGGCGATGCGGCGCTGGTAGCGCGACAGGTGCGGGGTGGGCGCGCTCTCGGGTTCGTCGCGGCCGCGGGCCTCGTAGGTGAAGAGCGACGCCACGGCGGCGAGCTCCTGGGGGTCGAGCCCCGCGAACCACCCGCGCTGGAGGCACTCCACGACCAGCAGGTCGGCCTCGTTGTAGACCCGGGTCAGCACCTCCCCCTTCGGGGTGATCGTCCACTCTTCCACGTACCCGAGCGCGCGGAGGACGTTGAGGACCCGCTCGAAGGTGCGGGCCAGGGTGTCGCGCCGCCTGCGGACACGCTTGCGGAGCGACGCCGCCTGCGAGATGGCGCGCTCCAGCTCGTCGGCCCGACCGACGTGCCTCTCGGCATCGGGGCAGGCGTGCACAGGGTGTGACTGGTAAGCCTCGACGAGCTCCCGCACCTTCGCCCGGGACGGGGGGGCGGGCGGCCGCTTCGCCTCGACGTCGGAGAGCATCCGCAGCAGGTCCCGGCGCACCTTCGGTGAGCGCCACGACTGGCCTCGCAGGGGGATCTTCGCGATCGCGGTGGGGGGGGTCCGGAAGTCGCGGGCCGTGATGCGGCGGAGCTTCCGGTCGGTCGTCATTATCGTCAGCCGGGGGACGGTCCCTCCGGCCAGCCGGGGTTGCTCCAGCACGAGGGCGCGTCCGAGCTTGTCCCCGGTGATCACGTCGCCGGGCATGAGCCGCGAGAAGGCGTCCCGGACCGCCTGGGAGCCGCGCTCGGCGTGCAGCGCCTCCTCGGCGGCCAGGCGCAGGCGCCGGTACTCGGCGACGTCACCGAGCTCGCAGGTGGCGCCGTCGCGCAGCTCCTCCACCTCGGCCTCCTTCGCGGCGAGCTTGCGCTCGGACCGGACGACCTCCCGGTCCGTCGTGTACTGCGCGAAGGACGAGTTCAGCATCCGGACGGCCGACTCGGGGTCGTAGGACCGGACCAGGTTCACGGCCATGTTGTAGGACGGCCGGAACGAGGAGGTCAGCGGGTAGGACTTGACCGTGGCCAGGGTGGCGACCTTGTCCAGCGGCACCCACGGGTTGAACAGGACGACCGCGTACCCGAGCGTGTCGATGCCCCGCCGGCCCGCTCGCCCGGTCAGCTGCGTGTAGTCCATCGGGGTGAGCAGCTCGTGCTTCTCGCCGGTGAACTTCGAGAGCTTCTCGATGACCACCGTCCGAGCCGGCATGTTGATGCCCAGCGACAGCGTCTCGGTGGCGAAGACCAGCTTGAC
Above is a window of Actinomycetota bacterium DNA encoding:
- a CDS encoding DEAD/DEAH box helicase; translation: MDRTAASFIDSIPFDLDPFQVEAVGAVERGASALVAAPTGSGKTVVAEYACWLALRMGAKCFYTTPLKALSNQKFGDLIARHGAANVGLLTGDNTINGEAPLVVMTTEVLRNMLYERSSTLQGLRFVVMDEVHYLQDPYRGAVWEEVLIHLPEEVRVVCLSATVSNLEEFGGWLRELRGELELVVERTRPVELRNQVLLGDQLYPLLDEDDDTAVHPRLRRAWERGMAGAVRPGPRGRRRNEHALIPTRPELAQTLDRRKMLPAIVFVFSRAGCDKAVEACAWAGVDLTTHEESDRIREYAEVRTSSIPEEDLRALRYDAWVEALSRGISSHHAGMLPVFKETVEELFAMGLVKLVFATETLSLGINMPARTVVIEKLSKFTGEKHELLTPMDYTQLTGRAGRRGIDTLGYAVVLFNPWVPLDKVATLATVKSYPLTSSFRPSYNMAVNLVRSYDPESAVRMLNSSFAQYTTDREVVRSERKLAAKEAEVEELRDGATCELGDVAEYRRLRLAAEEALHAERGSQAVRDAFSRLMPGDVITGDKLGRALVLEQPRLAGGTVPRLTIMTTDRKLRRITARDFRTPPTAIAKIPLRGQSWRSPKVRRDLLRMLSDVEAKRPPAPPSRAKVRELVEAYQSHPVHACPDAERHVGRADELERAISQAASLRKRVRRRRDTLARTFERVLNVLRALGYVEEWTITPKGEVLTRVYNEADLLVVECLQRGWFAGLDPQELAAVASLFTYEARGRDEPESAPTPHLSRYQRRIANLYNSLKEIEDREGVELLAEPDPGFMATIHEWASGASLEDVLHGRETTAGDFVRATKQVVDLLQQLRQVVDTGELHETLTEAVASVQRGVVAYSSVV